The genomic segment CGGCTCGTCGCGCGCCATGACGCCCTTCCCTCGCCCTAATTTCGGCATGATCACTTGATTCGAGGCGGCGATCTCTTTCTCCGTGATCATGATCGCCGCATTTGCGGCGATCGGGTGAAAAAACTTGCGCCCAGTGCATTTAGACGCGGGATCTCTGGGTAGAATAGCAGTAGAAAGCTTTTCGACGTTCGATCGCTCCTAAGATCGACATAACATGAGGACCACGAACATGACCTATCTCGAAGCCGCGCAGTTGATTCTGGCAGAGGCCCGCAAGCCCCTTACCGAGGCCGAGATCGTGTCGCGGGCGAAGCGGAAGGGCCTGATCGCCCCGCGCACCAGGGACCCGGAGCGCTCGATCGGGGTGGTCCTCAAGCGCGCCTCGCAGAACCCCGGGTCCAGCTTCGAGGCGACCGCGCCGCACACCTGGCAGCTCAAGCCCTCCAAGATCCTGGAGCACCCGATGAGCATGCGCGAGGCGGCCCTCAAGATCCTGACGCTCGCGGGCAAGCCCCTCCACTACCAGGAGATCACCAAGCGCGCGATCCGCGCGGGCCTCATCCGCCCCGAGGGCCGGACCCCCGCCTACACCCTGCGCGCCCGGGTCGGCGACGACATGCAGCGCAACGCCGACTCGCCCTTCGAGCGCGTCTCGGACGGCACCTACGGCCTGCGCGTCTGGCCCAAGGACATGCTCAAGGCCAAGAAGACCGCCCGCAAGGTCAAGGCCAAGGCGATCG from the Pantanalinema sp. genome contains:
- a CDS encoding winged helix-turn-helix domain-containing protein; this translates as MRTTNMTYLEAAQLILAEARKPLTEAEIVSRAKRKGLIAPRTRDPERSIGVVLKRASQNPGSSFEATAPHTWQLKPSKILEHPMSMREAALKILTLAGKPLHYQEITKRAIRAGLIRPEGRTPAYTLRARVGDDMQRNADSPFERVSDGTYGLRVWPKDMLKAKKTARKVKAKAIAKPAAVKAAKAAKPAKPAVLKPVKAAKATVTKLEAKEPRKPRAKRVVETVAPVVPMKPRVRVADSESLARLQRNKAAH